The Deltaproteobacteria bacterium region TGGATGGGGGAATGGTGCGAGCGGGGTGGTATGACATCCAGAGGGAGAAAACTCCCCCTCCCCAATCCCCCTTTCTTGAGATATTGTATGGCCCGCAGGGCCTCCTTCTTCCCTTTGACTAGGATAGATTGAAGCTTGTGTCCCAAGGCGGCCTCCAGGGCTGCCTCATATGGGGGTTCTACCTCCACCAAGTCTGTCAATATCCCTATAACCCCCTCTTTAAAGGGCGCCTCTTCAGATGCCATAATGGCCCTCACACCTTCTGTATACCCTTCAAACCTCCTCTGCATATCTGCGAGAGAACTCTGATGAAGGCGCAGTCTATGGAGTTCGCCTTCCACCTCCTTAAACTCCGCCTCCTTTTGAGAGAGGCCCTCCTGCAGGCACTTTAGCTCCTCCTCCGCCCTGCGGACATCAAGCTCTAGGGCCTCCTTGCGTCTGGCCAGCCCCTTTGCTGCCTCCTCCTCCCTTCTAACCTTCTCCTCCATCCCCTTTTCCTCTTTTAGGAGATCCTTCAACTCACGCTCCAACCTTGCTCTCCTCTCTAAGAGGCCCTTCTCTCTCCTGCGGCTATCCTCAACAAGGTTATGGAGGCGGGTGAGCTGTGCGGAGTCTTGTAAGACCTCATTCCTCAAGTCCTCTAGGGCCCTTCCGCGCTCCGTACATCTGCCTTCTAGGTCTCCCAGCTCCCCCTCTTCCGTCTCCAAGAGCTCCTTTGTCTCCTTCACCTTCTGCCCGGCTTCATCCAGCTCTTTCTGGAATACCCCCTTCCTCTCCCTCAATCTCCCTTGTTCCTGTCCCAACCCCTCTATTTCCTCCCCATATTGGTCCTCCAAGGAATGTAACCCCTCAAGCTCCCTGTCCAAGGACTTAGACCGCTCCTCCTGCCTCTGGATCTGTCCCTCGATGCGGTAGATCTTCCCCTGCACTTGGGATAAGGCCTCCTCCCCCTCCAGGAGCCTGCGTTTGAACTCCTCTAGCTCTCCCTCTGTGTGGCCCAGCTGCGCAAGCCTACCTTCCTCCTCATCTCTTCTGCCCTGGAGATATCCTCTGACCCTCCTGAGTTCTTCTTCCTTCTCGCCAAATTCCACCAAGGCCAGACCTATCTCTAGATCCTTGATCTCCCTCTGATACTCCCTATATCTGCGCGCTTGGGCCGCTTGCCGCCGCAGCGCATTCATCTGCCTGCGCACCTCGGCGATGACATCCTGAACCCGCAGGAGGTTCTGTTGTGTCCTATCCATTTTGAGGAGTGTCTCACGCTTCCTCTCTTTATATCTGGTTACCCCGGCCGCCTCCTCGATCAGGTGCCTCCTATCCTGTGGACGGGCGTTGAGCAGCATTTCCACCTGACCCTGCTCGATGGTGGAATAGGCGTTTACCCCCACGCCCGTCCCAAGGAAGAGGTCCCTGATGTCTTTGAGCCGACAGGGGACCTTATTGATTAAATATTCGCTCTCCCCCGAACGGAAGAGGCGCCTGGTCACCATGATCTCGCTGTATTCCCCATATCCCTCCAAGGGGGGTCCCCCTTCGTTGGCGAAGATCAGGGATACCTCGGCCATGCCCAGGGGCTTCAGGGTCTCGGTGCCGTTAAAGATAACGTCCTCCATGGAGCGACCCCGCAGATGGGTAGGGCGCATCTCCCCCATGGCCCACAGCGCGGCATCGACAATATTGCTCTTGCCGCAGCCGTTGGGACCTACGATGGCAGTGATGCGGGAGGGGAAGGTGAAGACCGTCCGCTCCTTGAAGGACTTGAACCCCAGGATCTCTATCCTCTTCAATCTCATGGGACCGCCCCCCCCTCACCCCTCGATCCTATATATGCCAGGGCCCTCTCCAGCCTTTTGATAACCTGCTCCTTTCCCAAGACCTCCATTACCTCAAAGAGCCCCGGACTTACCATCCCGCCAGTGAGGGCTACCCTCACCCCCTGGGCTGCCTGGGGCAATTTCAGCCCCTTCTGCGCAGCCAGATGGCGGAAGAGCTTCTCCAAGTCGGCCTCGACAAATCCCTCTCTGGCCCGAAGTTCCTCGAGAAGGGAGACCAAAAAGGGAACCAGCTCAGGTCGAAGAAATTTACGGGACCCCTTCTCATCGTAGGTAAAATCCTCTTTAAAGTAGAACTCAGCCGTT contains the following coding sequences:
- the smc gene encoding chromosome segregation protein SMC, yielding MRLKRIEILGFKSFKERTVFTFPSRITAIVGPNGCGKSNIVDAALWAMGEMRPTHLRGRSMEDVIFNGTETLKPLGMAEVSLIFANEGGPPLEGYGEYSEIMVTRRLFRSGESEYLINKVPCRLKDIRDLFLGTGVGVNAYSTIEQGQVEMLLNARPQDRRHLIEEAAGVTRYKERKRETLLKMDRTQQNLLRVQDVIAEVRRQMNALRRQAAQARRYREYQREIKDLEIGLALVEFGEKEEELRRVRGYLQGRRDEEEGRLAQLGHTEGELEEFKRRLLEGEEALSQVQGKIYRIEGQIQRQEERSKSLDRELEGLHSLEDQYGEEIEGLGQEQGRLRERKGVFQKELDEAGQKVKETKELLETEEGELGDLEGRCTERGRALEDLRNEVLQDSAQLTRLHNLVEDSRRREKGLLERRARLERELKDLLKEEKGMEEKVRREEEAAKGLARRKEALELDVRRAEEELKCLQEGLSQKEAEFKEVEGELHRLRLHQSSLADMQRRFEGYTEGVRAIMASEEAPFKEGVIGILTDLVEVEPPYEAALEAALGHKLQSILVKGKKEALRAIQYLKKGGLGRGSFLPLDVIPPRSHHSPIQEKGNPQFLGPLLEFVKVKGGYRPLLEALLDGVWLFRDLAGIMEAERPGCGVFVTLEGELLDRTGILTGGSWDTSLSGILTRKREIKETEKAVTHKEMEYQGLNQGLDELREKAVVAKGSLETLREEGYELEREEVRVKGEVEDVKRDLLAIKRKGEVLRFELGQIDMETAQLHEEIKTALAQIEDCRKTKEEKEGYIEKLRGMLLGIWGERDKLREGVTGLRVQLASLQEREKSLLRSMEELEKAGVSLSAQQRRKEGQLKEVQARIQAAIEAEKVVRESLGRLIAARDHKTKSLEGEGEKVKGLRGEISAREASLKGLRAELKEIQESIAQQGVRLSQIEMEMRHLAERIQERYGLSLASLMKKGDYPTVEREEAEKRLAELRIKVERLGEVNPGAVEEYEDLKKRHEFLEAQKEDLQKSLATLGRTIAEINRTSTKRFRETFARASKEFQGLIPRLFDGGRGELVLDESSPEPGVDIFMQPAGKRLKSVDLLSGGEKALAATAFIFALFLLRPTPFCLLDEIDSPLDDANIDRFATILREMSEQSQFILITHNKGTMKIADALYGVTMETPGVSKVVSVRLN